The genomic DNA TTAAATTCGACAAGGATcgaaaactataacggtaacaTTCGTGTCCACTTGACGCCTCGCGTGCACGCTTACTCACAGTAATACCGGGCGATATTACAGTAAGTAATTGACTAGTTGTTTACCACCACCAAATATTGTCAGACTCGAATAAACCTTTTTTCCCCTTGGACGGCTTGTCTGGCTTGGCCAGCGCCTTGTTTTTGCCCTTGGCCGGCTTCACGGGCTGCAGTTTGTCCCTCCCCTTGTCCAGTTTCTTGGGCGGCACCTTGGTCGGCGTGGCTTTGGCTACTTTGGTCGGGCTTTGGACTTTAGTAGGACAGCACTGGTAGGGTTCATAAGTCATTTTTGGGACAGCCGGTTTCGCCCCCAATCCAATGTAGAAACAGCGATCGCCTGCAGTCAGTAAAAATCTGTTGTTTTAAACCCGCATTAAAGGTAATATACAAAGTTAATACTGTGCATTTAAAGTTATCGCGCCGTTAAGTCTAGATGGATGTTAGTAAGAATAAGATTGAAaacatttaggtaggtaagcGTTCGCGAATGACTGCAGGCGACAGCTTATGCTAGGACCCATGCGGGTTCCGTATTCGACCATGCAGATGTGTGACGGGTAGTGGGTCCGTGCCTCCGTGCAGGGTTCTCGGGGTCCAACGCTAATACTCATTACCTGTAAACATTCGTTTTATTCTACCAAAAAAACTATCATCTTCAGCGTCGTCGTCATCGTCgtcgtcatcatcgtcatcttcatcatcatcatcatcttcgtcGTCTtcgtcatcttcatcatcatcatttgctTTTCGATGACGCACACTCTTATTATTTGCACTTCGTTTTTCTTTTTTGCTTTTGTTATTATCTTCATCATCGTCTTCGTCGTCATCTTCATCATTATCCTcctcatcgtcatcatcatcctcATCAGAGCCATTCTCGTCGTCGTCATCAttgtcatcgtcatcatcatcctcatcatcatcaccctCATCATCTACTTCAGTCTCAttgtcatcatcgtcatcatcgtcatcgtcgtcgtcatcatcgtcgtcatcgtcatcattgTCATCACCGTCATCgtcgtcatcgtcatcatcgtcatcgtcgTCATTGTCATCGTCGTCGTCATCATCACTgtctaattttgaatttttactaGATTTGGTCGCCGGGTAACgaatttttaattttccaaCTGTTTTCCAAGTGGGTTTATCTCTAgcggcgtttaatttaaaaaggctttttattttacttattttgtcCTCATTTTTGTCATTGTCATCTTCATCGTCattattgtcatcatcatcgtcgtcatcgtcattgtcatcgtcatcatcatcgtcgtcgtcgtcatCTTCATCGTcttcgtcgtcgtcgtcatcGTCGTCGTCATCGTcgttatcatcattatcatcgtcTTCGTCGTCGTTATTATCGTCATCATCGTTGTTGTCATCATCATCCTTCATATTATGTTTCACGGCGTTCTTGCCAGGATTACGTGGTTTTTCTCCGGGAAACCTAACTTTGAGTGTTCCCATAGTCTTCCACTCTGCAGGTTTTGCATTTTTAGGCGTATTCTTACTAGCTGTTCCTACATCAGCTTTGCTCCGAAACCCCGAGGACTGTTTATCACCATCTGCACTGGCCTTCGATTTAGTATTAGCTTTATATTTTTGGCGGTGGCTATCTTCACCTGCAGGCATTAGTAACTGTCATGCAAAATGACACAGCTCAAACATCCAGCATTTAAGGCGTAAAATAGTACATTTTATTGTAAAGATTTCGAGAATGATGTCATGCACGTAATATTTTGCGTCTcaacaattttaatattataaaatcttttgatcataattaagtaggtagataatatagaaatttatttaaatggatGTGGATTCTTACTTTTCTGATCTACAAGCCACTGCAGAACCTTATTTTCGTTCTTTAAGTCACCTATAAACAGGACACAGTCGTAAGATATTATTCCTTGGAGCTACATGTAAAAGACTTCGTTAATTTATTGTCTATGAGAAGTGATTGTAATATTCACAAGTATCTCCTTCATAAACAAAAGTTAACAATAATGTTATTcattacaaaaagaaaaaaaaaccttaCCATCATACATGATTGGCACACCAGTTTCATAGTAGACCAATGCTGGGAAGCTGAAAATGCCAATGTCTGATGCCAATTTAGCATCTTTGGACTTTACAAACTGAATTCCATGTTTGTCAGTATCATCGTCAATTGTTTCAAGTTCCTCCAGGATTTCATCACAAGTGTCACAATCGTCATTATCtaaaaacaaatacataacATTAGGGTCCATTAAGGCCACATTTTCAATAAATACTCGTGAAAAGCATAGATACATACAGAAAAACACAGCTAGATGTTCCACGTCGTTAATGAGGTCCTTCAAAGTCTTTCTATCGACATTTTCAATGATGTCTGGCTGGGAGTCGTGAAGCTCCAACACCCATTTCAAAATGGCTTCTTCATGCATTAAGTCCCCTTCGTAAATGGTCCTGAACTTGTGCCTGTAGAAAGCCAATGCGGGCAGGTCTGAAAGATCGTACTCCTTGTCGATACCTTCATCTGAAGTCTTCACGAAATCGATATCTTTCTCTTCACATTCGTCATCGATGTTCTCCAACTCACTCAATATCTTCTGTGATTTCTTATCGCCTTCCTTGTCTGCAATacgatgaataaatattatattgaataTCATAAACTATTCATTATGTCTAAACATTAAGATATGAATAAAAATCTTACAGAAAAAGACAACAACGTGGTCGTTTTCTTCCAAAATCTTTTCTAACATTCTTGAGTTAACTTCTTCGATCTTTCCAGGGATCTCCAGTGTATTCTCATCAGTCAACCATGACAGAACTTCGTCCTCATCCTCGATGTCACCTGTGTCAAATCATGAATAATTAGAGCATTTGTTTTTCCACTAATTTGTTTTTGCTTTAAAAGAATTTGTTTTTACCCTTGTAAATCAGCGGGTCCTTgtttctaaagaacacaagcGTAGGGAAGGTCTTGATCCCGTATTTCTTGGCCAAAGAAATATCTTCAGTGGTTACGAAAATGATACCGGTTTCATCCAGCTCGTCATCGATGTTCTCTAGTTCGTCCAAGATATTGTCACATTCTTCACCTTCTTCGCAGTTACCacctaaaataagtaaaaaaaaattacatcccTAGCTCATTGACAATattttaataggtaggtatgtatttgaTAGTACTCACTAAAGTATACAACGACATATTCGTGTTCTTCGATAAGATCAGTCAAAATTTCATCGGTAACCTCTTCAATAGTTGCACTATTCTTTTGCTCAATAAGCCATTCTAACACTTCATCTTCATTCATCAGATCTCCTTCGTATATCGCTGGGATATTTTCTTCAAAGTACACTAGAGTAGGAAGATGATCGATTCCAAACTCTTTAGCTTCTGCTTCGTTATCCATTCTCACTATAACAATGCCTTCCTTTTCCAGTTCATCATCGATGTTTTCAAGTTCGTTTAAGATCCTGATGTCTTGCTTATCATCCTTATCGTCTGTCAAGTAAATTCATaatcataaattaattacagTGCTTACAAAAAGTCATTTCACATACACagatgtaggcaaaaaatacttACAGAAAATAACAGCCAAATAAGGTGTGCTCTCAATAAGTTTGTCCATCATTTCATCTGTTACTTCTGGAATTTCGCTGTGTCTTTTTTGGTGAAGTAACCAACCCAGCAGTTCGTCTTCTTTCATCAAGTCACCCTCATAGATGTGAGGGATACCTTTCTCAAAGAACACCATTGTTGGAATCGTTTCAATGCCATATTCTTTAGCTTCTTTGTCATCATCTATTTTAACGAAAGCGATGTCATTTTGATCACACTCATCATCGATGTTTTCCAATTCAGATAAGATCTTCTGGCTCTTTTTCTGATCCTTGTCGTCTGAAATAAATTTGATAAACTGTATTTCATTTATATGCCAGTTCTTGACAGAATagtaaaaactaaattagaagTTTGAATTATTACTGAACAATTTCTGAGCGGCAAAGTAATTTAAAGACTTGGCATAGTTTCAAGTGTTTGACCAATGTTAAGGCCGTAACAAATGTCAGAAAAAATACTTACAGAACAGCACCGCGACGTATTGCATTTTGTCGATGATCAAATCCAACATCTCATCAGTGATGTCTTCGATTTCATCGCTCTCCGTCTGGTACCTGAGCCATTCCAGAActttctcttcttcttctaGGTTGCCTTCGTAGTAAGTTGGAATACCCTTTTCAAAGTACAGCAAAGTAGGCAGCTTTTCGATTCCATATTCTTTTGCTTCCTCATCGTTATCAATTTTCACAAATGCAATGCCAAGTTGATCACATTCATCGTCAATGTTTTCCAATTCGGTTAATACTTTCTGTGATTTGCGGTCGTTATTATCATCTGCGAAAACggaatataattaaaaacaggTTCACAGTGTGAGTGGTGGATGTTGATTTTTACAAAACTTACAGAATAACACGGCGACTGTCTTTCCATCCTTGACCAGACGATCTAACATTTCATCGGTGACATCTTCAATCTCGTCCTTTTCCAGTTGGTCTACCAGCCACTCTAAGATTTCTTCCTCATTCTCCAGATCTCCTGTAATGTTCAAATTATTTTCAAGGTCAACTTTCACATTCGCAGAACAGGTGGGTTTTGTTATGACTGAATAAAAAGATACTTTGGAACAAAATGTTATGTATGTACTCGAAATGAATAATTCCACCTACACAAAAGTACAATTTATCCTCGAAGATTTATAAGATCAttactttataaatataaacagCTATTAATCCGCTTGCTATTTGAGAATTGTTGATGAGAATCATCAAGGTTCTTACCATCGTAAACGTTGGGGATCTGCTTCTCGAAGTAGACGATGGACGGAATGTTGTCAATGCCGAAAGCCTTGGCAGCCTTCACGTCGTCGATCTTGACGAACTGGATGCCGTGGCGGTCGCAGTCATCGTCTATCTTCTCCAGCTCAGCCAGCACCGTCATTGACTCATCGTCGCCGTGGTCGTCTGAAAGGTTGATGAAATATTCCTCATTAGAATCATCCTTGTTTTAATTGAATTTCTATTTTATCTTGCAATTtgccaataaaataatattatcatttcCTTTGAATAGGTATCCTCATTTACTACAATCGAAGAGCAAGTTCATCTCAAAGTATAATTTAACATGTATCTTTTATGGAAAATCCTACTCACAGAATAGCACAACAAGGTTGTCCACATTCCCGATGAGGGTGTTCAAGGTCTTCGCGGTGACGTCCTCGATGATGTCCTCCTCATCTCCCGTCGACTTGTTCGCTATGAGCCACTCCAGCACATCCTCTTCTCTGCTCAATTCTCCTGGAAAATGTAAAGGAGAAAGTTTAATTAGTGATGATTCGCTTATGAAAAGATCAATCAATCTTTTTTACTagatgtaaatattaatttaaggaaagaagaaaaataaaaagatatttttattaaaaaaaagtctagaCGTGTTTTTAGAACACCCATGACGTGATATTTAAAACACGACACggaaaaggaaaaatattcGATGACGCAAAACACCACGTTCAAAATCTCTGGCGCATTTCGTAATACAAACGTCAGTAACCGCGAAAATGAGTCACGAACCTTCATAGATAATAGGTATTTGATGCCTGTAGTACACCAGTCTTGGCAGCTCGCCAAGACTGTACTCCTCGGCCAGGTCCTCATCGTGGATCTTCACAAAACCAATCCCGAGCTGGTCCGCTTCGTCGTCAATGTTCTCTAGCTCTTGGAGAGCTTTCGCACATTTCTTGCATTCAGGCTTATCTGAAACATTTCGGAGAATCTGCTGAATTTTATGAACAACCACGGAACGTAGCCTTTAATCCTTCCGTTGTCTTCCCCATGCCATAGGAGTTGAAGCTGTGCTGTTAGGTGCGTTGCTCATGAACTGGGTCGGTGCTATAACGGAAAGTTTAGTGTGTGTAAGTTATGAAGCTTGTATCGTGCAGAATGTATGTTGGCGTTGGAATCTGAGATGCCTCAGTCTAGTTTATGGAGTAGACATACGTCTTGCATAAATAGAATAAAGAAGCGGGAACTATTTTTATGTACTCAGCTCTGCATACCAAACAATCTTACATGGGCGAGACTTAACAACATTAAAACATTCTAAACTACCGCCGTTTCAGGCCTCACCGGTGTTACCACAGCTATTCTATGGAATGTTTGTTTCATTAAAACACAGGTGAACGCCAATCGATTAACATTGTATAGAGTTTAAGATGTTGACAGATATAAATAGGATACGTAAACAACTTCTCTAAGACATGCTCTACCGTGAACAGTGTGATTTTCCATCAAAAATTTGGGTCAAGGTCATCTGGTcagttattataattttatgatgTACAGTACGTCGATCGTAAAGTCCATTGTTTTGGTGTTAGGAATAGATGagattttaatagtttttgcgGTCGTTAAGGAGAGAAAATGTACAGTTGACGTCGTCGTCGGCGTGACAGGTCGGTCCGTCAATCCGAGCTTGCTGGCGAGACGCAAATAGCTCGCCCGAAATAGATAGCCTCACCGCCCGATAATGCAAACGCGTTTTTGATTCTGGCTTTCCCTTACATCAGACAGACGCTAACGGCTTATAATCCTGAAACCGATCTCGACTCGAACAGAAACCCCGTTAATGAATAGATAGAGACAGATTTATGGATAGATGAAACTACAAGTATGTTACTGGAACAGCTGAAGATTGAATGTAACAATTAACTTCAACATATTGATATGATTACTTGATATGTAATGATATGCCCACTGAGTCATATTAACTCATATTACTGCATCGATTTCTTGTGTCTGTGCCAAATATTTAATTAGATGCATTCGTCATCAATTGTTCGTTTAGAATAACAGGAGCTGACTTCGTAACAggattttcgattcgataagACTCTCTTGCCAGATAAGAGACACTGAAAAGCGTGAAGCGCGTCTGAAACATAAAATCGTACAAATATCTATTCTACAAAGCGAGAAGAGGTCCAGCCAAACTGACATTGAAAGGAGCATGCCGCCATCTGGTCTTACTTACTGTTTGAAGGGCCGCAACTTTTGTGATCAGGACCTACGTCAAAAACACAGTCAAACACACGGCACAATGTACAGACTCTAACCTTTACTAGACAATTACGATGAGCAAGTAAAGGCGACAGATAAAAACTACGTACACAATATTTGACAGAACTACATTACAAGATTTTACAGATCGGCATCGGCCGGAATGTTAGTTGAAATGGCTCTTGAAAACGAATTTATCACAATAGCTCATAAAGACTATGAAGAACAAAACACTGAGAACACGCGGGTACTTACAGAAGAGAACGGCTACGTAGTCTGTGTCCTCGATGATCTTTCCCAGGATCTTTTGGTTCACTTCTTCTATCCGGTCAGGAAGGTCCATTGCTTCTAAACTCGTCAAGAAATCCAGGACGCTTTCTTCGTCCATGAGATCTCCTACAACGTTTAAAGattgatttacttttatgtggTGCTGAATTACTCTTTTTGCTATCGTAACACGTATTGGTAAATACCGATAACTCAAGAGGTGAGGATGTATTCCATGGGAATGTGTTTTGTCAGAATGTTTATGTTTAACGTTCAGTCAAATAGATCTTGCTTTTTTACGATTCAAAACCTTAGTTTTGCTGAAGTTTGAAGCTATAAAATAGATTAATATACTCGCAGTGAGAACTTGCGTACTTGCCAGTACAAATAGTAAAGGTGTTTAATGCTTTTGCAGCATTGAAATGGTTTATCTTTCCTGTGTTTTCACACATTCTGTACTAAGCATCTTTTTCATCATCAATAGAAGAAAACTTTGATGAATGGTGCCTGCCCTCTTTAGAACCACtatatttgtattaaaatttgATTCACACATATTAGTGAAGTCACAGTTCCGTCACAGGACCTGCACAATATTGTACAAACGCAACACTGTAGCACTGATACAGATCTTAGCGAACATTGACGGAACTGTAGCTTCACTGTGTAATTGACCTTTATTCTCTTTTTTCGTTTCATTTACTTTCAATGCTATCGGTAGTCGAAACCTACCTTCGTATATGATCGGCTCCTTCTCACGGAAGTACGTGAGGGCGGGGAACTTCGTGATGCCATACTGCTTAGCGAGTCGCTTGTCGTTGATCTTGACGAAGTCGACACCGAACGTGTCGGTGTCATCGTCAATCTTCTCTAGCTCTTCTAATACTTTATCACATGTCACGCAGCTTCTCGCATCTGAAATAGACATTTATTGTGTTACGTGGGTTATAGCTGAAGTATGTCCTTAATGCATATTGTTTAGAGATAAAATCGACCTGATTACTTCAACTGGTACCTACTCTCAGCAACTAGCCTTTTCCATTGATTGATCAGTGCCATGAGCTCTTAAAGACTTATGGTCTACTCTTTTCTTCGCTTGCTCTTCGGTATTTCTAGCCTAGTTCTACCCCTCTCATATTCTCGAACAATATCATCGTCAATAAGTTATCATCCGAGAAGTTGAGAGCCAGCTGGCAAAATTTATCCAGAAGCATTCTATTCACTATTTTCTTGGAATTTTAAACGCCTTTGGGTTGTTAAAtcttagtaatgtttgtagCCATAGAGTTTATTCTATGCGTCTAATAAAAAGTAGCTATAGTAGCTCGGTAAACGTTCCCACAATGTTTCCAATTAGGTGAACTTTTAATTGCTGAAATATAGCGCTTGCTATTGTAAATAAACACATAAAACTAATAAATGTAAGGCCGAAAGTTTACGATGTAGCCATTTCACGGCCGGCTTGGTCTGACGGTCTAATTTGTGGTGTAGCTGCTAATTTAACTGCTTGAGCTTTATGATTTAGTGTATTTGCTGCAACATAGTCGTCTACACCTAATGTTACGGTGCATGGTATTTCAGTGCTATTTTTATCAGGATCTTTAGCAGATGAcgaattaaaattacttacgACACTTTTTGGGCCGTGAACGGTTGAATCTTTGGTATCTCTTTACTCTACAGCAGTGTTTCTTAACCTGTGGCCGTGGGCTCCGTGGCCCCTGGGGGTCTGGGAGCAAATGTATGGGGGTCCGTCCATAGCCTCATCTATGGACCATTTAAAAATCGTAAATAAATGCCACCAAAAGTCTcgtaattgaaattaaaaattgaactTGATTTTCTAAGAGGTCCGTGGACAAAAAAGGTTAAGAAACGTTGCTCTACAGCTTTAATAGCCTCAGAGCCCTCAGACGTAACCTAATCACTTTCATGATTATAAATGATCAGTTCTTCACGGTTTTCGGCTTCATTCATGCATTGCGTAACAAATTCCATAACGTTAACAGGTCAGGATTTCGGTTCCACGTTGCGGTTCAGACTGAGAGGATGTTTGTAAATAACTTGTCCCAGTGAAGTATTTATCACAGTTGGGTTAACTCCAGATGTAATTTCGTGTTATTGTTGCTGGATGATCTTGTTTTATTCGAGGTGTATTCGCACAGTGATATTCCCAGTAATAAAATCAAGTTATTGTAACATCCGTACAGCACTGATGagctattaattaattttgaaagtTATTGTTTCCTTAAATAATCATTTTGAAGGATATAATGATAAACAAACATCTCGTGATTTCTGAAATGAATCTTTGCGGGTATTCAAGATTCAATACATCTACTTTCAGTTAGTTCAGTTTCAgttgggttcaattcccaccttaggcagatcgattttttcaagttgttttaaaaatttatatcGAGAGGTGAACGCCAGAAAAAAAATGATAACTATCTTCCTTCAGTGTTAAAATTTTTTGAAGCAGCTAGGCGTAGCTCTTTGGGGATTAAACACATTTCTCATTAAATCTGGAGATTACATCTATTGGAATAGACTTATTTAAGTTACACCAACATCACACATCAGAAATAATTACGAAAAATATTACAAGATAGCAATGCAATTCGCTTAGAGCGTCTGGCAACTAGAGTCGGCAACCATCTAACTTTAGTGTTAATGGGAAGAAGCAAAATTAGAAAACTAAAATTAACTGACTCGTAAGAGACCGGCTTCAGCTAGAGACAATGAAATCATTTTACGGCTCTGCAACATGCTACAAATCTTGAGGGCGACTTATATTATGTGGAGGGCAAAATATTCATTATGACCTACGATCCACAATAATGAATTGACACAAGACATTGATCTTTGTATTCAACTCGAGGATAAACGCACCGTGTAGatattttgaagtttttaaaaaaaaatcaatgtcTGATTTCACTCTAAGGAATCTTAACCCttcattcgacggaatttttttttagttaaatttataaaacagtTACTGATTTcgtttcttagcttgtctaGGACCCCAGaaaaaatacccaaaaaaatCTAACTATTTCAGTTTCCTGAAAAACCTATGTCCAGTATACTGGACGTTGCCAAGTTCATAAGAAAGTGACGCTCTCCAACCATGTCCAGTATACTTCCCGTTGTCGAAGAgacagaaaaaagaaacaagtggttccgtaataaaatattaattatcatcatcataatttcagctttatgacGTCCACTAATGAACAttgtcctcccccaatgattatcAGGTTGGCAAGTGGGCtaacaaccggccaatctgataGTCACTCTgtatcctgcgccttcctgctacctttatgggttcatctgtccaccttgtgagtggacctCCCACGCAGCGGTTGTCGGCACGTTGCCTCCATACTAGAACCTTGTTGTAGCCAtcagccatcagttctgcgtgatgtgcgccctgcccattgccacttcagcatgCTAATCCATAAGGTTATATCAGtgattttagttcttttacGGATCTTCTCATTAGATGTCGCACAGAAATACCAAGCACAGCCCTCTCCATGTCATGCTGTGATATAGAGAGGGCTTATTGTGAGAAGTAACCTTTCAGTAGGTACCATTATGTGATTACTGGGAACACACTTGGACCTGTTGCTGATTTCTTGTCCTGCACTTGGACCGCCATCAAGGTGGCGTTTTgtgcaagcacttcagcaccaagGGTCAATACGGAAGCTCTCTGGAAAGACTACAGCACTGCTCAAGCTTCAATCAAATCGAAAGCCTCCTCATAGTCCACGTACGCCAAGCGTTATGGCAAGTAATACTctttggtcttctgtataaccctgCCGCAGTGTATGGATGTGGTTTATGGTTACAAAGACTTCTCGGACACCAGCATGTAATAACCCTCGCATAAAAACTTGTAGATATGGCTCGAAAGCGTGATGGGACTAtaattcttcagtaaggtgttaTCCCCTTTCTTGAATAAGGGTACCACAACGCTTCTGGtccatgcctctggcattattcccTCGAGTAAGACAAAGTTAAAGATTTAGCTGTCTATATTCATGTGCTCTATGCAAGAACTGATGGAAAAGCAGGGTGAGAAAAAcaattttctcataaaaacCAGTATCTATATGAAAAGGAGTAGTGTTAGGCGGCACCAATGCTACTAAGGCTTGTTTTTTAGAGTTGATACTCTGAAAAACGGTACATAGTGAGGCAGAAAACATTTTATGTGTGGAtccctaaaatattattatcaaaaccCACAAAAGTTAATTTTCTAACAATTTGACAACGGGATGAATACTGGACATAGTATTTAGCAGTTACTTTACTAGTAATTCGACGACGGGAAGTATACAGGACATGCAAGTTATAGGTGTCgtaaaacgaaaacaaaactctGTATGACAGTAAATACATTGTAAGTAGCTTCGCAGGTATCCTatctatagtttttaataatattacaagaGTATTAAGCcgtaaaataatgaataaaatgcaatttaccGAGAGCCCGCACAGCGGGCCCTTCCTCTCCGTCATATTATTGGAGATTGCTCGCGTCTCATCGATATTGGTGCCTTGCTGATTTTTGACAGCATAGTTAGATAGTTCAGGGAGCAAATAAACACCTTGAGTTCAAGATATACGGTCAATTTTTTTACGGAGATTTATTTTCGTTCAATGGGAAGTATATCGCACGTCGTCGAATTAAGGGTTAAGCTAACAATATTTTAGAAATGTAGAGCTATCATTTCAACCTGCATCCAGACGAAATAAAGGGATGAAAGTTATAGGAATCCATCATTTCTCATGTTTGGAATATGAGGAATCATTAAGTGCATTTTCATTAAGCTGGTTAGAAATAAAAGAAGACACACATCCCAATGAACTGAAATGAAATCAAACTTAGGTGCCTAAAATATTCTTGACATGCGTTATTGAATTCAGTCAACTATTCTAGTTGCATCAAATGGAATTCAATTCAAAACAGTGAACCTGAAATTCAGTCAACCGTCTATTTGTTTGACTTTCAGTAATGCTATTTACGAAAATCAGCAGGCGGTGAGCGGCCATGACTTTTGCCTGCGCCTGCGCCGTCACCGTCTGTGTCATCATAACGTCAGTCACCCGGCGTCTGATAATGATGCAGCCTTGAGCATTCGCGATTTATGACTTgaaatactattttatttatatgcttCTCCAATGTGTGGGCTAGACCTGCCGCAAGTCTACGTCGCCAAGAATGACAGGTATCTCACGAATTGGACTGACACACCGCGGTCCAAACAGCCCTATTATCAATAGTTTAAATGGGTACTGCTAGAATATggagtttttaatacttacaaagcaatcgtattcatttgacagttcaaaacGTACGATAAAATCTGTATAACAATGATACACTGTAAAAATACATTCGTCAAACAGAGACAAATACGATGAATGAGTTAAAAGTCCATAGGTagtcttattttttaaatctgtTACGATCCGAATAGATTGCTATTCAACCTACCTAAAACTAGCTCTACAAAAATTTTCCGCTACATAGGTACAAAAAATGCAACAACTAGATTGACTAGAGCGATTTTAACATTAGGCTTTCTATATATTCATATTTGCAACATTTCAGACTTAATTGTAGATTTCAGTGGAGTTGGAGAACTACG from Ostrinia nubilalis chromosome 8, ilOstNubi1.1, whole genome shotgun sequence includes the following:
- the LOC135074007 gene encoding uncharacterized protein LOC135074007 isoform X1, whose translation is MARWLKALAVLLLLAAADARKSPAPTKHEPQIEEVTAKQLERVLEDKDFVAVYWYARSCVTCDKVLEELEKIDDDTDTFGVDFVKINDKRLAKQYGITKFPALTYFREKEPIIYEGDLMDEESVLDFLTSLEAMDLPDRIEEVNQKILGKIIEDTDYVAVLFCPDHKSCGPSNNKPECKKCAKALQELENIDDEADQLGIGFVKIHDEDLAEEYSLGELPRLVYYRHQIPIIYEGELSREEDVLEWLIANKSTGDEEDIIEDVTAKTLNTLIGNVDNLVVLFYDHGDDESMTVLAELEKIDDDCDRHGIQFVKIDDVKAAKAFGIDNIPSIVYFEKQIPNVYDGDLENEEEILEWLVDQLEKDEIEDVTDEMLDRLVKDGKTVAVLFYDNNDRKSQKVLTELENIDDECDQLGIAFVKIDNDEEAKEYGIEKLPTLLYFEKGIPTYYEGNLEEEEKVLEWLRYQTESDEIEDITDEMLDLIIDKMQYVAVLFYDKDQKKSQKILSELENIDDECDQNDIAFVKIDDDKEAKEYGIETIPTMVFFEKGIPHIYEGDLMKEDELLGWLLHQKRHSEIPEVTDEMMDKLIESTPYLAVIFYDKDDKQDIRILNELENIDDELEKEGIVIVRMDNEAEAKEFGIDHLPTLVYFEENIPAIYEGDLMNEDEVLEWLIEQKNSATIEEVTDEILTDLIEEHEYVVVYFSGNCEEGEECDNILDELENIDDELDETGIIFVTTEDISLAKKYGIKTFPTLVFFRNKDPLIYKGDIEDEDEVLSWLTDENTLEIPGKIEEVNSRMLEKILEENDHVVVFFYKEGDKKSQKILSELENIDDECEEKDIDFVKTSDEGIDKEYDLSDLPALAFYRHKFRTIYEGDLMHEEAILKWVLELHDSQPDIIENVDRKTLKDLINDVEHLAVFFYNDDCDTCDEILEELETIDDDTDKHGIQFVKSKDAKLASDIGIFSFPALVYYETGVPIMYDGNLLDESEVLDWMVKQKEDESIEEIDRDKLFKYIETKEFLAVVFYKDDDPGSPRVLRHIELIDDEAAEYGIKIVKCSDRLMAKKYGFRNPPGITYFRKGKYINYDGDIDDEEEILDWLTNPENMELTDHIEKVNRKMFQKIRQTSDYVAVFFYSNDCKQCPRVLAEIEHIDDDADGAGINFVKINDWQMAKEYGVFALPAVLFFKMGSKDPVIFAGDLYDEHQLLNWLLTQKNPAGDVIEALEGQDLLNLIEESGSLAVYFWNKTLCEICNSKAMRKAMKKKDHEEEEGQDQEDGPDCEQCAGILEELENIDDDCDRHGIKFVKTQDYSIAESYGVTDFPVLVYFESNVPNVYEGSLAEEEEVLQWLITQKTEDRIELITRVMLEKMVEETQYLAVYFYKLNCHICDHILEGLESIDDECDVYGIHMVKIQDPQLAKRYSIKTFPAMVYFRNGNPLLFEGDLQNEESILEWLIDDDNRELADEIESVNERMLERLLYESHLLVVFFYDDEDCPECEEILESLEQIDGEVDQFGIDFVKIASPEAAAKYNVVNIPTLIYFRKQVPMLYDGDLHQVDRILQWLTSQDVFEIKNEIEEVNRKMLDKLLEENEFLAVYFYEKSAESRAVLDKLENIDSETDNLDITFVKMQDPRYARKWGVTKLPAIVYFRKRFPSIYRGDIMSEDEVLEWLRKNRFRQPELNIFMYALIALSIAFIMYTAFLLQCFKPTPPAPTPHPKQA